Proteins co-encoded in one Calorimonas adulescens genomic window:
- the flgK gene encoding flagellar hook-associated protein FlgK → MSSIFYGFEIAKSGLFAAQKALDVISHNVANADTPGYTRQRVELSAKAPPTSLGMNDMYGQGRIGAGVDVTGINQIRDIFLDVQYRIENSLYGEWDAKTQVLDSLEAIFNEPSDSGIATVIGEFFDAWEELSKNPESLSTRAVVREKGVAVVQTIRTTYTKLLDKRDEINLNITTRIEEINSYAKRIAELNDQIYKFELNGDKANDLRDERNLLLDKLSNLVNITSYEDSQGRMRVDIGGQALVDHTSYYEIEAQADPSDMNMVYPVWKDTGTAVNIKSGMLKGMLDARDGSGDPEYKGVKYYITEWNEFASKFISEVNAIHETGYGLGSAGTGYLFFKGNGAMDIDISDDIKNDLNNIAAASVSDLPGDNSKALEMIALRSDTSIFSEGSFEDFTRSLVSNLGVDTQQAEMMSENQSVLIQQIDNNRQSISGVSLDEEMADMVKYQHIYNAAARMITAIDEMIDTIVNKMGIVGR, encoded by the coding sequence ATGTCATCAATTTTTTATGGCTTTGAGATAGCTAAATCAGGTCTATTCGCGGCGCAGAAAGCCCTTGATGTGATATCCCATAATGTGGCCAATGCAGATACACCGGGATATACCCGTCAGAGGGTGGAACTCTCTGCCAAGGCACCACCTACGTCCCTGGGAATGAATGACATGTATGGACAAGGGAGGATAGGTGCAGGTGTTGATGTGACAGGTATAAATCAAATAAGGGATATTTTTTTAGATGTTCAGTACAGAATTGAGAACTCACTTTATGGTGAATGGGATGCTAAGACACAGGTGCTGGATAGTCTTGAAGCCATATTTAATGAACCGTCGGACTCTGGCATAGCTACTGTAATTGGTGAGTTTTTTGATGCGTGGGAAGAACTGTCCAAAAATCCGGAAAGCCTGTCTACCAGGGCAGTGGTGAGAGAAAAGGGAGTGGCTGTAGTCCAAACTATAAGAACAACATATACCAAGCTACTTGATAAAAGGGATGAGATAAATCTGAATATAACCACACGTATAGAGGAGATAAATTCCTATGCGAAGAGAATAGCAGAGCTCAATGACCAGATATACAAGTTTGAATTGAATGGCGATAAGGCCAACGACCTCAGGGACGAAAGGAATCTTTTACTGGACAAGCTTTCAAACCTTGTAAATATTACCAGTTATGAGGACAGCCAGGGCAGAATGAGGGTGGATATAGGTGGCCAGGCACTTGTGGACCACACCAGCTATTATGAGATTGAGGCTCAGGCTGACCCATCGGATATGAACATGGTCTATCCCGTGTGGAAGGACACAGGTACTGCAGTGAATATAAAGTCTGGAATGCTGAAGGGTATGTTAGATGCAAGGGATGGGAGTGGTGACCCTGAATATAAAGGTGTGAAATACTATATTACCGAGTGGAATGAATTTGCCAGTAAGTTTATTTCTGAGGTAAATGCTATACATGAGACAGGATATGGTTTAGGTAGTGCAGGGACTGGTTACCTCTTTTTTAAAGGTAATGGGGCTATGGATATAGACATTTCTGACGATATAAAAAATGACCTTAACAATATAGCTGCAGCCTCAGTGTCTGATCTGCCGGGGGATAACTCTAAGGCATTGGAGATGATTGCCCTCAGGTCAGATACCAGCATATTTAGTGAAGGCAGTTTTGAAGACTTCACACGTTCTCTTGTCTCAAACCTTGGTGTGGACACCCAGCAGGCTGAGATGATGTCTGAAAATCAAAGTGTCTTGATACAGCAGATAGACAACAACAGACAGTCCATATCAGGTGTATCACTGGATGAAGAGATGGCCGACATGGTGAAATACCAGCACATATACAATGCAGCCGCAAGGATGATAACGGCTATAGATGAGATGATAGATACCATAGTCAATAAGATGGGTATAGTAGGGAGGTAG
- a CDS encoding S-layer homology domain-containing protein, producing MKRALPLLLSAFMLITTLIMPAYAAPKGEPFKDMKGYEWAEEAVSRMSDKGILKGTGNGFFNPQKPVTWGEALIMFVRALGLEDEALNDYEIPSELKGIKIDKDLLGYVAVAYENGLLTLEEVQGVSLNAPVKRVDAAKLVVRALGLEGYVDDEYDLRDIFSDINEINADDIPYIYIAYIENIINGIDGKFVPEKPLTRAEMSVILDRLFSRLGDVIPLPAKRPSVTDKCVYISGRVTGIDKNNNTLIIDVENQELPDSIASKNMREIRLSYRTDAQFFDGEEYNDIKDIKIGEYVSLVVFKSQIIFAAANEDTTSYGELKLEAVDLEDVPDGVINELEDIKEEGGYKAFKDGDTYYLLAAAGEKPTGGYSISIYGARSAEDGSISVFVTERSPKAGDMVTQVITYPYDIKVIKPAGEVKEIRFLDSRGNILKTIEF from the coding sequence ATGAAGAGGGCACTTCCATTATTATTGTCTGCCTTTATGCTGATTACCACGTTGATAATGCCGGCCTATGCTGCCCCGAAAGGAGAGCCGTTTAAGGATATGAAAGGCTACGAGTGGGCGGAGGAAGCTGTAAGCAGGATGAGTGATAAGGGTATATTGAAAGGTACCGGAAATGGTTTTTTTAACCCACAAAAGCCGGTGACGTGGGGAGAGGCGCTTATAATGTTTGTAAGGGCCCTGGGACTGGAGGATGAGGCCTTAAATGACTATGAGATACCATCAGAACTAAAGGGGATCAAGATAGACAAGGACCTGTTAGGGTATGTAGCTGTTGCTTATGAAAATGGGTTGCTCACTTTAGAAGAAGTTCAGGGTGTTAGCCTGAACGCTCCCGTAAAACGTGTTGATGCCGCCAAACTGGTTGTGAGAGCACTGGGCCTTGAAGGTTATGTGGATGATGAGTATGACTTGAGGGACATATTTTCAGATATTAACGAAATCAATGCTGATGATATCCCATATATCTACATTGCATATATTGAAAATATTATAAATGGAATTGATGGAAAGTTTGTACCTGAAAAGCCGCTAACAAGGGCAGAAATGAGCGTTATACTGGATAGGTTATTCAGCAGGTTGGGTGATGTCATACCATTGCCGGCTAAAAGACCATCAGTAACAGACAAATGTGTTTATATTTCTGGCAGGGTTACAGGTATCGATAAAAATAATAATACCCTTATCATAGATGTTGAAAACCAAGAACTACCTGATTCAATTGCATCAAAAAACATGCGTGAGATAAGATTAAGCTATCGGACGGATGCACAATTTTTCGATGGTGAGGAATACAATGATATAAAGGATATAAAAATTGGGGAATATGTATCGCTGGTTGTATTTAAATCGCAGATAATTTTTGCAGCCGCGAATGAAGATACGACCTCATATGGAGAATTAAAATTGGAGGCGGTTGATTTGGAGGATGTGCCGGATGGTGTAATAAATGAACTGGAAGACATTAAAGAAGAAGGTGGGTATAAAGCATTTAAAGATGGAGACACATATTATCTGCTGGCTGCTGCAGGTGAAAAACCTACAGGAGGTTATAGTATTAGCATCTATGGTGCCAGGAGCGCGGAAGATGGAAGCATAAGCGTATTTGTTACGGAACGCTCTCCAAAGGCTGGAGATATGGTTACTCAGGTTATAACCTATCCTTACGATATAAAGGTTATAAAACCTGCCGGGGAAGTCAAAGAAATTAGATTCCTGGACAGCAGAGGAAATATATTGAAGACTATTGAATTTTAA
- a CDS encoding TIGR03826 family flagellar region protein, translating into MKLKNCKRCGKLFVYNGIDLCSDCIREDEEDYKKVKDFLYKYPGASIMEVSEATGVEPDKIWDFLKQGKLEISQENTSILLSCERCGKPIRSGRFCDECLKKIRSQFEGISLEESSRSEQGKFHISDRINKDSRKK; encoded by the coding sequence ATGAAATTAAAAAATTGTAAGAGGTGCGGTAAGCTGTTTGTCTACAATGGAATTGACCTTTGCTCTGACTGTATACGGGAAGATGAAGAAGACTACAAAAAGGTGAAAGACTTTTTGTACAAGTATCCGGGCGCCTCAATCATGGAGGTGTCTGAGGCAACAGGGGTTGAGCCTGATAAGATATGGGATTTTTTAAAACAGGGTAAGCTTGAGATTTCACAGGAAAATACCAGTATATTACTGTCATGTGAGAGGTGCGGCAAACCGATAAGGTCTGGAAGATTCTGCGACGAATGCCTTAAGAAGATAAGGAGCCAGTTTGAAGGTATATCCCTGGAAGAAAGCAGCAGATCAGAACAAGGTAAATTTCATATTTCTGACAGGATAAATAAGGACTCAAGAAAAAAATAA
- a CDS encoding isochorismatase family protein yields MLLETSNFGPIEYDENEIIYFQNEILGFDGLKKYILVGKDGSEPFIWLQSVENPGLAFVMVDGTDVVSWYKPQIPVEEMRKLSIDDISSMQIYNIVVIPENIEEISCNLKAPIVVNRDKKIAAQIILDEGDYPIRYYLKEDLRGYSMEEEYYRSCENSIRSLYRFVYGLKPIEFNELKKRYPATSNISLLIVDMINGFSRIGPLSSPRIHNLEMPIFTLTKRLVAEGVKDVAFLNDSHHEGSMEFNAFPPHAMAGTQESMIVDSLKGFSQNARIFAKNSLNAFTNPDFNTYVHELIKRGTKCFIIVGNCTDLCVYQTAMTLKMFLNSSDTPVDIIIPYNCVDTFDSIDHYADLINPMFLYHLSMNGIEIVKEIR; encoded by the coding sequence ATGCTTTTAGAAACAAGCAATTTTGGTCCAATAGAGTATGACGAAAATGAAATAATATACTTTCAAAATGAAATTTTGGGTTTTGACGGGTTAAAGAAATACATACTTGTTGGGAAAGATGGCAGCGAGCCTTTCATATGGCTTCAATCGGTGGAAAACCCTGGCCTGGCATTTGTGATGGTTGACGGTACAGATGTTGTGTCATGGTACAAACCGCAGATACCTGTGGAAGAGATGAGGAAACTGTCAATAGATGATATTTCATCTATGCAGATATATAATATAGTGGTAATACCTGAAAATATTGAGGAGATATCATGCAATCTGAAGGCTCCCATAGTAGTCAACAGGGATAAAAAGATAGCAGCTCAAATCATTCTAGACGAGGGTGACTATCCTATAAGATATTATTTAAAAGAAGACCTTAGGGGTTACAGCATGGAAGAAGAGTATTATAGGAGCTGTGAGAACTCTATACGCTCACTATACAGGTTTGTGTATGGGTTAAAACCAATTGAATTCAATGAGTTAAAAAAGAGATATCCTGCGACATCGAACATCTCTCTGTTGATAGTGGATATGATAAACGGATTTTCAAGGATAGGGCCGCTTTCCAGCCCGCGTATACATAATCTTGAAATGCCGATTTTTACACTTACAAAGAGGCTTGTAGCAGAGGGAGTAAAAGATGTGGCATTTCTAAACGATTCCCATCATGAGGGCTCTATGGAGTTCAATGCATTTCCTCCCCATGCCATGGCAGGTACTCAGGAATCAATGATAGTGGACAGCCTTAAGGGTTTCTCACAAAACGCCAGGATTTTTGCTAAGAATTCCCTCAATGCCTTTACTAATCCAGACTTCAACACATATGTCCATGAATTAATTAAAAGGGGGACTAAGTGCTTTATAATAGTTGGCAACTGCACGGACCTTTGTGTGTATCAGACTGCTATGACTCTAAAGATGTTCTTAAACAGCAGTGATACACCTGTAGATATAATAATACCGTATAACTGTGTGGATACATTTGATAGTATAGACCATTATGCTGACCTTATAAACCCTATGTTTTTATATCATCTCAGCATGAACGGTATAGAGATAGTAAAGGAGATAAGGTGA
- the flgL gene encoding flagellar hook-associated protein FlgL translates to MRVTNNMMINNFLINLNKNTERMDRFQRILASGKLIQYPSDDPVGTVTVMKLKKDVSSIDQYQKNVDDANSWLELTDTSLSNITDILNRIRELAVQGSNGTNSPSDTQAIASELVQLKEQLVNIGNTRYSDRFIFGGMNTTSEVYTLNSSNPNGGVDYNGSDNGTITGDPWKIEFNVGANDRIPINITGKQIFGDTTTPDNIFKLIDDIVTKLNAGDTNAVSSYIEDIDNYINNILSIRADIGARMNRVELTKNRLSDDQTNFTNLLSKAEDADIAKVIMDLTNAENVYTASLNVGARIIQPSLVDFLD, encoded by the coding sequence ATGCGTGTAACAAATAACATGATGATAAACAATTTCCTCATAAATTTAAATAAGAATACTGAGAGAATGGACAGGTTTCAACGCATTCTTGCCTCTGGTAAACTCATTCAGTATCCCTCCGATGATCCTGTAGGTACTGTAACAGTCATGAAGCTAAAAAAAGACGTGTCCTCCATTGACCAGTATCAAAAAAATGTAGATGATGCCAATTCATGGCTTGAGCTTACAGATACCTCACTTAGCAATATTACCGATATTTTAAACAGGATCAGGGAACTTGCCGTACAGGGGTCTAACGGTACAAACAGCCCCTCAGATACACAGGCCATAGCCAGCGAGTTGGTACAATTAAAAGAACAGCTTGTCAACATAGGTAACACGAGATACTCTGACAGGTTCATATTTGGGGGTATGAATACAACCTCTGAGGTATATACCTTAAATTCCTCAAACCCTAATGGCGGAGTTGATTATAATGGTTCGGATAATGGGACAATTACTGGTGACCCGTGGAAAATAGAGTTCAATGTAGGTGCCAATGATCGGATACCCATTAATATAACAGGCAAACAGATATTTGGAGATACGACCACACCAGATAATATTTTTAAATTAATTGATGACATAGTAACTAAGTTAAATGCTGGCGATACCAATGCAGTTTCCTCATATATTGAGGACATTGACAACTATATCAATAATATACTCTCCATAAGGGCCGATATTGGAGCAAGAATGAACAGGGTGGAACTTACAAAAAACAGGCTGTCCGACGACCAGACTAACTTTACTAACCTTTTGTCAAAAGCGGAGGATGCGGATATAGCGAAGGTTATTATGGACCTTACCAATGCAGAAAATGTATATACAGCCTCGCTTAATGTAGGGGCCAGGATTATTCAACCATCTTTAGTGGACTTTTTGGATTAA
- the hisC gene encoding histidinol-phosphate transaminase yields the protein MQKFELTKEELKRLYGLDSVVKLSFNENPFGPSPKAIDAITRAAYNCNLYPDPIGRELKEKLSVLNEIDCEDIILGNGADEILDLIARSVLRCGDEVITEVPTFETFIASSENVGAKVIKPILKEHRFDIDAILRSVTEKTKAIYICNPNNPTGTVIKRDELDYFFDKIDNDICVIFDEAYIDFVDDSNYVSGLKYLKEGNNVIVVRTFSKVYGLAGLRAGYAIASPEMIQTLEKYKLIFNENCLAYVAACAALDDEEFREMVIKENRSNKKLMYEGLDVLGFEYVPSETNFVLVNARLESYEAFEVLAKNGVIIKPITVDGYGTWIRVTVGEHKEVLKFLEAMGRLGECIDEKIGLEGRV from the coding sequence TTGCAGAAGTTTGAACTTACGAAAGAAGAACTGAAGAGGTTATACGGCTTGGACAGTGTTGTCAAGCTGTCTTTCAACGAAAATCCCTTCGGGCCATCACCTAAAGCAATAGATGCAATAACCAGAGCTGCATATAATTGCAACCTCTATCCTGACCCAATAGGCAGGGAGTTGAAGGAAAAGCTTTCTGTCTTAAATGAAATAGATTGCGAAGATATAATTCTGGGGAATGGGGCCGATGAGATTTTAGACCTTATAGCAAGGTCTGTATTAAGATGTGGCGATGAGGTTATAACGGAAGTGCCCACCTTTGAGACATTTATCGCTTCATCGGAAAATGTTGGAGCTAAGGTGATAAAACCCATACTAAAGGAACACAGGTTTGATATAGATGCCATCCTAAGGTCTGTGACTGAAAAGACAAAGGCTATCTATATATGTAACCCCAACAACCCCACCGGGACCGTAATAAAAAGAGATGAACTTGATTATTTTTTTGATAAAATTGACAATGACATATGTGTCATTTTTGATGAGGCGTACATTGATTTTGTGGACGATAGTAACTATGTTAGCGGACTTAAATATTTAAAAGAAGGCAATAATGTAATTGTTGTACGTACTTTTTCCAAGGTTTATGGCCTGGCCGGACTTCGTGCAGGGTATGCCATTGCTTCTCCAGAGATGATACAAACTTTAGAGAAGTATAAACTCATTTTTAATGAAAACTGTCTGGCATATGTTGCAGCTTGTGCAGCTCTGGATGATGAAGAATTTAGAGAAATGGTTATAAAAGAAAACCGAAGCAATAAAAAATTGATGTACGAGGGATTGGATGTGCTTGGATTTGAATATGTACCGAGCGAGACCAACTTTGTTCTTGTAAATGCCAGACTGGAAAGTTACGAAGCCTTCGAAGTCCTAGCGAAAAATGGGGTAATCATAAAACCAATAACAGTGGATGGATATGGTACATGGATAAGGGTCACGGTTGGTGAACACAAAGAGGTTTTAAAATTTTTAGAAGCGATGGGTAGATTAGGAGAGTGTATTGATGAAAAAATTGGACTTGAGGGCAGGGTATGA
- a CDS encoding carbon storage regulator, whose product MLVLTRKKGQSIKIGDNIEVTIMEVEEDKVSIGILAPRNIEIVRSELLEVKNENITAANTQKDSMVRLKELFEKKSS is encoded by the coding sequence ATGCTGGTGCTAACAAGGAAGAAGGGACAGAGCATAAAGATAGGGGATAATATCGAGGTTACTATAATGGAAGTGGAGGAAGATAAGGTCAGTATAGGCATTTTAGCCCCCAGGAATATAGAGATAGTACGTTCGGAGCTTCTGGAGGTAAAGAATGAAAATATAACAGCAGCGAATACACAAAAAGACAGCATGGTCAGGTTGAAAGAATTGTTTGAAAAGAAAAGCTCATAG
- a CDS encoding flagellar biosynthesis anti-sigma factor FlgM produces the protein MKVDGVNIREVLNTYNAVKQGRDRPLNDPKDKLEIGDFYKAIEKAKNVKLQPDPKIDKVKTSIKEGTYNVSSEEVAKKMVDNIMLSIRVKRGGAL, from the coding sequence ATGAAGGTTGATGGAGTAAACATTAGAGAGGTACTGAATACATACAATGCTGTAAAGCAGGGACGGGATAGACCTTTAAACGATCCAAAGGATAAATTAGAAATAGGTGATTTTTATAAAGCTATTGAAAAGGCCAAAAATGTTAAGTTACAGCCTGACCCGAAGATTGATAAAGTAAAAACCAGTATAAAGGAAGGCACATACAACGTTTCTTCAGAAGAAGTTGCAAAGAAAATGGTGGATAACATTATGCTTTCCATCAGGGTAAAAAGGGGTGGGGCCCTGTGA
- a CDS encoding acyl-CoA thioesterase — translation MLISESKIRVRYEETDQMGVVYYSNYYRYFEVGRTDWFRNLGISYKKLEEMGIFLPVVESHCRYYHSIFYDDVITVKTIVTEFTGVRIRFDYAIYRDEENEKLAEGYTLLAVTNGSIPVNLKKYNRMVYDLIKNSL, via the coding sequence TTGCTTATAAGTGAAAGTAAAATAAGGGTCAGATATGAGGAGACTGACCAGATGGGTGTTGTCTATTATTCTAACTACTATAGGTATTTTGAAGTGGGCAGGACAGATTGGTTTAGAAATCTGGGCATATCGTATAAGAAACTGGAGGAGATGGGGATATTTCTTCCTGTTGTGGAGTCGCATTGCAGGTATTATCATTCCATTTTTTATGACGATGTTATAACAGTAAAGACAATAGTGACAGAATTTACAGGTGTAAGGATTAGGTTTGATTATGCCATATACAGAGATGAAGAAAATGAAAAGCTGGCAGAAGGTTACACTTTACTAGCGGTTACCAATGGCTCCATACCTGTAAATTTAAAAAAGTACAACCGAATGGTATATGACCTCATTAAAAACAGTTTGTAG
- a CDS encoding ComF family protein, with translation METQNTAGLSYLSYVVKNIGSLVFPHHCAMCGRPLEDGYFCEECYDKLPFINGNTCFICGCELPDGFDMCEECAETGHYFYRNISVFKYTREFSSIVHKFKYHGHRYLARPFAEQMSIKIKEMDFPVDYIIPVPLHHEKEEERGYNQSYLLAKYIGKTLGIKVLDDVLIRDMYTESQTMLKKERRKENVCGAFSVKNRIIVHSKIILLIDDILTTGSTLDECARVLLDNGVKKVYTATLATGR, from the coding sequence ATGGAGACTCAAAATACTGCAGGACTATCTTATTTAAGCTATGTTGTAAAAAACATCGGTTCTTTAGTTTTTCCGCATCACTGTGCCATGTGTGGGAGACCACTGGAGGATGGCTATTTTTGTGAGGAGTGTTATGATAAACTTCCCTTTATCAACGGCAATACCTGCTTTATATGTGGATGTGAATTACCTGATGGGTTCGACATGTGTGAAGAGTGCGCAGAGACAGGGCACTATTTCTATAGAAACATAAGTGTATTTAAATACACCAGAGAATTTTCCAGTATAGTCCATAAATTTAAATATCATGGCCATAGGTATCTGGCCAGGCCATTTGCAGAGCAGATGAGTATAAAGATAAAGGAAATGGATTTTCCAGTGGACTACATCATACCGGTACCGTTGCACCATGAAAAAGAAGAGGAAAGGGGTTACAACCAGTCCTATCTTTTAGCCAAATATATTGGGAAAACATTAGGAATAAAAGTACTTGACGATGTCCTGATAAGGGATATGTATACTGAGAGCCAGACAATGCTTAAAAAGGAGCGACGGAAAGAAAATGTATGTGGGGCCTTTTCCGTTAAAAATAGAATTATTGTTCACTCTAAAATAATTTTGCTAATTGACGATATATTAACTACAGGATCAACGCTGGATGAATGTGCAAGGGTTCTATTAGATAACGGTGTGAAAAAGGTGTATACCGCTACACTTGCCACCGGCAGATAA
- a CDS encoding flagellar protein FlgN, with protein MNLNELLDILEQEYEVYNDLNELGHKKKDVLIKGMVNELDGIVNAEQACIATISKLEDARERWLKANTKGNNIEDFNNLIENSNEEDKIKFKEFQERFKKLLQDVAEVNEHNQALIEQALEYIEFSINLIGDAISSDSVTYGSKGTNKKSSALFDEKI; from the coding sequence GTGAATCTAAATGAATTATTAGATATCCTGGAGCAAGAGTATGAGGTATATAATGACCTGAACGAACTTGGACATAAAAAGAAGGATGTACTGATAAAAGGAATGGTAAATGAATTGGATGGGATAGTAAACGCTGAACAGGCATGTATTGCCACAATATCTAAACTGGAGGATGCAAGAGAAAGATGGCTTAAGGCAAATACAAAAGGCAACAACATAGAGGACTTCAATAATCTTATTGAGAATAGCAATGAGGAAGATAAAATAAAGTTCAAAGAATTTCAGGAAAGGTTTAAAAAACTTCTCCAGGATGTTGCTGAGGTAAATGAACACAATCAGGCACTTATTGAGCAGGCCTTAGAATATATAGAATTTTCCATAAACCTGATCGGAGATGCTATTTCCTCGGACAGCGTAACATATGGCAGTAAAGGGACAAATAAAAAGTCTTCAGCATTGTTCGATGAGAAAATCTAA
- a CDS encoding FprA family A-type flavoprotein produces the protein MAVRKVKEGVYSIGVKDPNLRKFDIVFDTPWGTTYNSYLIMAEKPTIVEASKEGFQEEFLTNLKSLIDPAKIEYIVLDHSEPDHSWAVGKLLEIAPNAKVVATRAALTNMKAVLNKDFPSIAAMDGSELDLGDRKLKFIYTPFLHWPDTMMTYDEYDKILFTCDAFGCHYCPEGDSIFDDEIGDFTEAVWVYFNSIISPFKSKVLEAIDKLRKLNIDFNVICPGHGPILRKDPFAVVALYEKWAKEPTYDSKKVTVYYVSAYGNTKKAAERLACKLREKGLSAHTIDATHASKDDIDKILQESAGIVVGSPTIAADVVEPIWNVLVNMNPIKAKGKVSAAFGSYGWSGEALKIMEDMLKSRKMDVVEPGVKINFAPSQADLDKIDEFAERIAEKVLNKQD, from the coding sequence ATGGCTGTGCGAAAGGTGAAAGAAGGAGTTTATTCCATAGGGGTCAAAGATCCAAACCTCAGAAAGTTTGATATAGTGTTTGACACACCATGGGGTACAACGTATAATTCCTATTTGATTATGGCTGAAAAACCAACAATAGTAGAGGCGTCTAAAGAGGGATTCCAAGAGGAGTTCCTAACGAACCTTAAGTCATTAATTGATCCAGCGAAGATTGAGTATATTGTTCTTGACCACTCTGAACCAGACCATTCATGGGCCGTGGGCAAACTGCTGGAAATTGCACCTAATGCCAAGGTAGTAGCAACCAGGGCAGCACTGACGAACATGAAAGCTGTTTTGAACAAAGACTTTCCATCTATAGCGGCAATGGATGGAAGCGAGCTGGATCTTGGCGATAGGAAGCTTAAGTTTATATATACACCTTTTCTGCACTGGCCCGACACCATGATGACCTATGATGAATATGATAAGATCTTATTTACATGTGATGCTTTTGGGTGCCATTATTGTCCGGAAGGGGACAGCATATTCGATGACGAGATAGGAGATTTTACAGAAGCTGTTTGGGTCTATTTTAACTCCATAATAAGTCCCTTCAAGTCAAAGGTTTTAGAGGCTATTGACAAGTTAAGAAAACTTAACATTGATTTTAACGTGATCTGCCCCGGACACGGCCCCATATTAAGGAAAGACCCCTTTGCAGTTGTTGCTTTGTACGAAAAATGGGCGAAAGAACCTACATATGACAGTAAAAAGGTGACTGTATATTATGTCTCCGCTTACGGCAACACAAAAAAGGCGGCCGAAAGATTAGCCTGTAAGCTGAGAGAAAAAGGCTTAAGTGCCCATACCATTGATGCAACACATGCGTCAAAGGATGATATAGATAAGATTTTACAGGAGTCAGCAGGTATTGTGGTTGGGTCGCCAACGATTGCTGCCGATGTTGTAGAACCTATATGGAATGTCCTGGTTAACATGAATCCAATAAAAGCCAAGGGAAAAGTTAGTGCAGCTTTTGGCTCTTATGGGTGGAGTGGTGAGGCGTTAAAGATAATGGAGGATATGTTAAAATCCCGTAAAATGGATGTGGTAGAGCCGGGAGTAAAAATAAATTTCGCACCCTCTCAAGCAGACCTTGATAAAATAGATGAGTTTGCTGAAAGAATTGCTGAAAAAGTGCTAAATAAACAGGATTAA